CCGTGCTGGCGGTCTATATTGCTTGGCGGCAATATGTGATTTCTAAGGATTTGACGATTCAGCAAAATACGATTACTCAACAGCAAACCATTGATTCCTACTTTCAAGGCATTTCCGATCTAGTGCTGGATGAAGAGGGGCTGCTGGAAGATTGGCCCCAAGAAAGAGCGATCGCTGAAGGACGCACTGCCGCCATCCTTAGCAGTGTTGACGCTGGCGGCAAGGCCAAAATTGTTCGTTTTCTGTCCCAATCACGATTATTGACACCTCTGAGGCGCGATCGCCGTTTAGGACGCGCCATTCTTGACGGAGCTGGCGGTTATCAAGAGGATCGAGCTGAAGGTGTGCGGGTGATTGATCTAGGCGTCATGCTAGCTGGAGCCAATCTATCTGGCAGTGATCTCCGGTGGACTGACTTGAGCGAAGTCAACCTCATTCGCGCCAATCTGAGTCACTGCGATTTTGTCAAGACCAACTTTGCCCGTACGATTCTCTGCGATGCCAACCTCACGGGATCAGATCTCATGGGTGCCCGTCTCTACTATGGCTCTGCAGCAACAGCCACCCCCCGCACCCGCAGCGATCGCCCCAACTATCAGACGGGAGCTTTCACCGGAGCCGTGATCGAAAACGCTAACTTCAGCCAAGTCGCTCGCCTATCAGACGAACAACGCTACTACTGCTGTGCTTGGGGCGGTAGCA
The Candidatus Obscuribacterales bacterium DNA segment above includes these coding regions:
- a CDS encoding pentapeptide repeat-containing protein; the encoded protein is MTADTDSPLPNDDASDVNPSEPGDGSEGSMLLTDPPHEESPRSAATSEALPPPIPLAEPRVAPLLTSDSLPSRTVLFAIALSVAFLSLLINSAILGVASAGILLILSITVIGPALYDVVANVLSPQQRSLLLATASLILALGMLLRFAAWGQRISRWAATQVNWEAVGALGDAFGALGQILIAVLAVYIAWRQYVISKDLTIQQNTITQQQTIDSYFQGISDLVLDEEGLLEDWPQERAIAEGRTAAILSSVDAGGKAKIVRFLSQSRLLTPLRRDRRLGRAILDGAGGYQEDRAEGVRVIDLGVMLAGANLSGSDLRWTDLSEVNLIRANLSHCDFVKTNFARTILCDANLTGSDLMGARLYYGSAATATPRTRSDRPNYQTGAFTGAVIENANFSQVARLSDEQRYYCCAWGGSKTRATVPGGCNGIPNLLGR